The Tenrec ecaudatus isolate mTenEca1 chromosome 8, mTenEca1.hap1, whole genome shotgun sequence DNA window AGTTGTATAACAGAAGTTTGGTGTATATACCAGGATAGTTACATTTTTAATAAATACattagttttttttcctttttttcccctattaAGAATACATCTGCTCATCAAGTAGCCCACCAAAAAGTTCACTGTTATCCCGTCGACTCTGATGTATaatgattctataggacagagtagaagggatccatggggtttctgaagctggacATGTTTACGGGACCGGAcattctcatctttcttctgaggagcagctgttgagtttgaacctccaaccttgagtTCAGCAGCCTGCGATAGTTAggattattgtgtcaacctggccaatgaacacatgtgggatgaacTGAAAGGCCATTTAAGTGAAGGGTGGAttgataaatggctcagagagcctcgcctttctggtctcttgctctttgatgataatgagtttgtctgggtagactagagaaacaaatccacagaaactcatatatgtataagagagaattttctcTAAAGGgtatgtgtacattaagaaagcatccaaacacagtccagtccaagcccataagtccaacattagcccatatatctgacaccgatctacaaagtcctcctcaaactcacaaaacacacgcaatgacgctgaatgcaggacaatcacaggccggtgggaagAAAGtttttgaatccagtggcagtgtaagcatctcaatgctggcaggggtctccacactgcttctccagcacccagggctgcatcagggtaattCCATGAGacatcctcagggatgtctcacaggaagtgaggcttgccagctaaggcagagaactggctaaggcagccccacactggtctgaccatcagagagcaaaagacaagaaaggcgaggctaacCTAgcaatttatctctccgcccttcaatgaatcccacattggccaggttggcacaataaacctaacgagCACACTAAACCTGTTACAACATCCCAAAGCCAAAGCCAAATCCAGTGCCGTTGAGTAGATTCTGTAACTCCCAGCTCCTTTTAAAAAgcatgctgttgctgttaggtgccatggagtggggtttgactcttagcaacccaacagaatgaaacagggcccccctggcctggtgccAGGCCATTCTCACAGCCGCTTCTATGgaagagtccattgttgcagccattgcttgaatccaactcattgaggacCTACTTCCTTCCtgctgactctctaccaagctTTATGTCCGTTTTCAGGAACTTCTCCCtcttgaccacatgtccaaagcacgtgagacaaagtctcatcatccacatctctttttttaattataaaatactcttattgggggctcttacatctcttatcacaatccataccttcatccattgtgtcaagcacatttatacataggttaccatcatcattttcaaagcatttttccctacttgagcccttgatatcagctcttcattttttccctccctccctcatgaacaacttgataaattatagattattattttcgtatcttacatcatcctctgtcactttcctcccacttttctgttgtttgtccacctgggagggtgttatacgttgatccttgtaatcaagtcctcttttctacccccaccttccccttatcctcctggtatctctattctcataattggtcctgaggagtttatctgtcctggattccctgtgccttgagctcttatctgtacctgtgtacatgctctggtctagccggatttgtaaggtagaattgaggtcatgatagttgaggggaggaagcattaaagaactagagggaatttgtatatttcatcggtgctatactgcaccctgactggcttgtctcttccttgtgacccttctgtaaggggatgtccaatggcctacagatgggctttgggtctccactcaatgccctccccgccccacaccatccacacttctaaggagtattctagctgtacttcaggCAGATTAGCCcaagaagtccatggtactttccatactcttccaacaccaccattcaaacACGCCGATGCTTCTGTCCTCTTAGTTAATGcctgactttcttttttttttttttgtcggtCCCACAACACATGCTTTATTTGTCCACCGCTGCTTCAGGGCGCCGGCCACGGGCAGCTCACTTCAAGATGCTGTCATCTTGGGCTTCTGCCAGTTCCCTGGCGATGCGCTTCAGCTCATCTTGCTTCTTCTTCTCCTCGGCCGcgatcctcctctcctcctccgccCGAGGCTTCAGGTAACTGTAGCGCTTGGCTCCGTAGGCCACGCCGAGGAACAGGGCGGAGTAGCGGGTGAGCTTGATGAGCGGCGAGACCTGCACCGGGGGGCACCATCTTGTCCCTGACCTTCGCACCGGAAGCACAATCCGAGGACTAATGCCcgactttcatatgcataggaggGGATTAAAAACactatggtgtgttagtctgggtacattagagaaacaaatccacagaagctcatatgtataagagagagttttatagaaagggtaagtgcacatcaagaaaacatcccaacccagtgacgcccaagcccacaagtccaacattagcccatatgtctgacaccaatccataaagtcctcttccatctcacaaaagacactcaatgacgctgactgcaggaggaaatccaaatcagtgagtgtgtaagcatctcagcactggcaggggtctccacatggctgctccagcacccagggctgcatcagggtaggtccatgtggcttcttctcagggatgtcttgcaggaagtgagccttgccagctgaagcagg harbors:
- the LOC142454637 gene encoding ATP synthase F(0) complex subunit e, mitochondrial — translated: MEQSGISPRIVLPVRRSGTRWCPPVQVSPLIKLTRYSALFLGVAYGAKRYSYLKPRAEEERRIAAEEKKKQDELKRIARELAEAQDDSILK